The Flavobacterium johnsoniae UW101 genomic interval TTATATCAACTGACACTGTAAGTTTTGATAAAGAATTAAAAAAATTGGTTGACTATACTGATTTGAATACTCAAAACGATATTACGTTAGTTGCAAATAATCTTTCTGGCATTAAAGCAAATCTGCTTACGCTTTTAGATGCAATTAAATCTGTGAGCGGAAAAGATGTCAATAACGGAGAATTAAACGGAAGAAAATTAAGCACTTTAGAAAGTATCGACAATGCGACTTTTAATAAGATACTTACTGAAATTTACAACCTGCCAATTACACTTCCTCCAAGCTCTGCTATTGCAGGAGTTTATGCAAGAGTTGACAGAGACAGAGGCGTATGGAAAGCACCTGCAAATGTAAGCCTGAACTATGTAATACAGCCAACCGTTAAAATAACAAATACCATTCAGGACAACTTAAATGTTGATACTGTAGCAGGTAAATCAATTAATGCTATCAGAACATTTACCGGCAAAGGAACCTTGGTTTGGGGGTCAAGAACCTTAGCCGGTAATGATAGTGAATGGCGTTATGTACCCGTTCGCCGCTTCTTTAATATGGCCGAAGAATCGATTAAAAAAGCAACAGAACAGTTTGTTTTTGAACCAAACGATGCCAATACCTGGATAAGAGTAAGAGCTATGATTGAGAATTTCTTAATTCTTCAATGGAGAGCCGGAGCTTTGGCAGGAGCCAAACCAGAACAAGCTTTTTATGTACGAATTGGATTGGGACAAACCATGTCTGCAATGGATATTTTAGACGGTAAAATGATAATCGAAATTGGTATGGCAGTAGTTCGTCCGGCTGAGTTCATTATTCTTCGTTTCTCTCACAAAATGCAGGAATCTTAATTAAATCATCATTAAAAAATATAGATCATGAGTTATCCGTTACCAAAGTTTCATTTCTCAGTTGACTGGGGAGGAACAAAAATAGGTTTTACAGAAGTTTCCGGATTAGATGTAGAAACCGAAGTTATTGAGTACCGTCAGGGTGCAAGTCCGGAATACAGCAAAATCAAAATGCCGGGCATGCAGAAGTACTCTAACATTACGATGAAAAGAGGCACTTTTAAAAGCGATAATGAATATTACGCATGGTGGAATACCGTAAAACTAAACACCATCGAAAGAAGGGATATTACCATCAAACTGCTTAACGAGGAACACGAACCCGTGATTACCTGGAAAGTAAAAAATGCATGGCCTACAAAAGTGCAGTCAACTGATTTAAAAGCCGATGGAAACGAAGTAGCCATCGAGTCAATAGAATTGGTCCACGAAGGTTTATCTATTCAAAATGATTAGTCATGGCTAACTATTATCCACCCGTAGGTTTTCATTTTCTGGTTGAATTTGATCAGCTGGGCACGAAAGAAAAAGACCATCAATTTCAATCCGTATCAGGACTCTCCGTAGATCTTGAAACGGAAGAAATTGTCGAGGGTGGAGAAAACAGATTCAAACACAAACTTCCTGTAAAAACCAAATATCCCAATTTGGTTTTAAAAAGAGGGATACTAATTGATTCTGACGTAATTGAATGGTGCCGAAAAGCATTAG includes:
- a CDS encoding phage tail protein, giving the protein MSYPLPKFHFSVDWGGTKIGFTEVSGLDVETEVIEYRQGASPEYSKIKMPGMQKYSNITMKRGTFKSDNEYYAWWNTVKLNTIERRDITIKLLNEEHEPVITWKVKNAWPTKVQSTDLKADGNEVAIESIELVHEGLSIQND
- a CDS encoding phage tail protein, producing MANYYPPVGFHFLVEFDQLGTKEKDHQFQSVSGLSVDLETEEIVEGGENRFKHKLPVKTKYPNLVLKRGILIDSDVIEWCRKALENFEFKPVDLTVKLLNQDHEPLMHWKVVHAYPVKWAVEDFSALESKIVVESFELAYNYFTLHKK